From the Armatimonadota bacterium genome, one window contains:
- a CDS encoding sulfatase, which produces MLLASALIVGGLFTQPQARPNIVFIFTDDHASHAIGAYGSVINETPNIDRLAAAGMLFENCFVTNSICAPSRAVILTGKHSHLNGVRDNGTTFDGEQQTFPKLLQQAGYETALIGKWHLRSTPTGFDYFDILPGQGSYYNPDFINADGRYRVTGYVTDIVTDKAIDWMSERRGDEPFMLMLQHKAPHRAWRPGPKYLNLYEGIDIPEPVDLFDDWSNRNSGAKTQEMSVRDHLQLAYDLKIGDAPERLNDEQKALWNAAYGPRNEWFANANLSGDDLVRYKYQRYIKDYLRCIQSVDDSVGRVLDYLEDAGLADHTIVVYASDQGFYLGDYGWYDKRWIYEPSLRTPLIVKWPGTTEPGARNEDIVLNLDFAQTFLDLAGAADPDGMQGASLMPLLRGERPGNWRRSMYYHYYEKGVHNVPRHYGARTDRFKIAYYYDLDEWELFDLQNDPREKNSVFDDPDYAAIRDGMLRLLEAERRAAGDVRVGSG; this is translated from the coding sequence ATGCTCTTGGCAAGCGCGTTGATCGTCGGTGGCCTCTTCACACAGCCTCAGGCGCGACCGAATATCGTCTTCATTTTCACCGACGACCACGCTAGCCACGCGATCGGCGCTTACGGATCGGTCATCAACGAAACGCCGAACATCGACCGCCTGGCCGCCGCCGGAATGCTGTTCGAGAACTGCTTCGTCACGAACTCGATCTGCGCGCCGAGCAGGGCCGTGATCCTGACCGGCAAGCACAGCCACCTCAACGGAGTCCGCGACAACGGCACGACGTTCGACGGCGAGCAGCAGACCTTCCCGAAACTCTTGCAGCAGGCGGGCTACGAAACCGCGCTCATCGGCAAGTGGCACCTGAGAAGCACGCCGACCGGGTTCGACTACTTCGACATCCTGCCGGGGCAGGGGAGCTACTACAACCCGGACTTCATCAACGCCGACGGACGGTACCGAGTGACCGGCTACGTCACCGACATAGTCACCGACAAGGCGATCGACTGGATGAGCGAGCGGCGCGGCGACGAGCCGTTCATGCTGATGCTGCAGCACAAGGCGCCGCACCGTGCGTGGAGGCCCGGGCCGAAGTATCTGAACCTGTACGAAGGGATCGACATCCCCGAGCCGGTGGACCTGTTCGACGACTGGTCGAACCGCAACTCCGGCGCGAAGACCCAGGAGATGAGCGTGCGCGACCATCTCCAACTGGCTTACGACCTGAAGATCGGCGACGCCCCCGAGCGGCTGAACGACGAGCAGAAAGCGCTCTGGAATGCGGCGTACGGACCGCGAAACGAGTGGTTCGCCAACGCCAATCTGTCCGGAGACGACCTGGTTCGCTACAAGTACCAGCGGTACATCAAGGACTACCTGCGGTGCATCCAGTCAGTGGACGACTCGGTCGGTCGGGTTCTGGATTACCTGGAGGATGCGGGGCTCGCCGACCACACGATCGTCGTTTACGCATCCGATCAAGGCTTCTATCTCGGCGATTACGGCTGGTACGACAAGCGTTGGATTTATGAGCCGTCTCTGCGCACACCGCTGATCGTCAAGTGGCCGGGCACGACCGAGCCCGGGGCGCGCAACGAGGACATCGTCCTCAATCTGGATTTCGCGCAGACGTTCTTGGACCTGGCGGGCGCGGCAGATCCGGACGGTATGCAAGGAGCGAGCCTCATGCCGCTGCTGCGCGGCGAGCGTCCGGGCAACTGGCGTCGCTCGATGTACTACCACTACTACGAGAAGGGCGTTCACAACGTGCCGCGGCACTACGGCGCGCGCACCGACCGCTTCAAGATCGCCTACTACTACGACCTCGACGAGTGGGAGCTGTTCGACCTCCAGAACGACCCGCGCGAGAAGAACTCCGTGTTCGACGATCCTGATTACGCTGCGATTCGCGATGGGATGCTGCGGTTGTTGGAGGCGGAGAGGCGGGCGGCGGGGGACGTTCGGGTTGGTTCGGGTTAG
- a CDS encoding methyltransferase domain-containing protein gives MLEIESTVEGHYSTGGLLDRVQQAVEAGGLDWDALTAADLGPIDHFHIRGRDATLEMISLAQFKPEMTVLDVGCGLGGPTRALAAEVGCQVHGVDLTDEFVETATALTERTGLSDRATFECCSVLDLPHESASFDGVLMQHLNMNIAEKPRLFSELARVLRPGGTLAMHEILADRADQPYFPVPWASAPEGSFMCQESAFREHLADAGFKIGEFRDVTQESADWFGAVLAKTAESGPPKMGLHVLLGPRFGEMAKNTFKSLSENRVKVVMAVCKKG, from the coding sequence ATGTTAGAGATCGAGAGTACAGTCGAAGGGCACTACTCCACGGGCGGGCTGCTGGATCGCGTGCAACAGGCGGTGGAGGCGGGAGGCCTCGATTGGGATGCGCTGACTGCCGCCGATCTCGGGCCGATCGACCACTTCCACATCCGCGGCCGCGACGCGACGCTGGAGATGATCAGTCTGGCCCAGTTCAAACCGGAAATGACCGTTCTCGACGTCGGCTGCGGCCTCGGCGGGCCGACGCGGGCGCTTGCAGCGGAAGTCGGGTGCCAAGTTCACGGCGTCGACCTCACAGATGAGTTCGTCGAAACCGCGACAGCTCTGACGGAAAGAACCGGGCTTTCGGACCGCGCGACTTTCGAGTGCTGCAGCGTGCTCGATCTGCCGCACGAATCCGCCAGCTTCGACGGCGTGCTGATGCAGCACCTCAACATGAACATCGCGGAAAAGCCCCGGCTGTTCTCAGAACTCGCTCGCGTCTTGCGGCCCGGCGGCACGCTCGCTATGCACGAGATTCTCGCGGATCGGGCGGACCAGCCGTACTTCCCCGTCCCCTGGGCGTCTGCGCCCGAAGGGAGCTTCATGTGCCAAGAGTCGGCGTTTCGCGAACACCTGGCCGACGCTGGGTTCAAGATCGGTGAGTTTCGCGACGTCACGCAGGAGTCAGCCGATTGGTTCGGCGCCGTGCTGGCCAAGACCGCCGAGTCCGGCCCGCCCAAGATGGGTCTGCACGTGCTGCTCGGCCCAAGATTCGGCGAGATGGCCAAGAACACCTTCAAGAGCCTGTCTGAAAACAGGGTCAAGGTCGTCATGGCCGTGTGCAAGAAAGGCTAG
- a CDS encoding extracellular solute-binding protein, translating to MRRAASLFVLFTALTAVSLAQKPITVRMMAGPYQGIPPREATDSRSLARWAVFDEFHRQNPGIRVVNAGGLELANEFAESSFLISMAADTAPDVFYVNFRQYYNYVEQGFCRPLDDLIAGDPEVESRFNRTVMEVVRSFDGRVYAVPFYQVAQALYFRKDHFLEAGLDPALPPQDWDEFYEYAQRLTESAPGRSGFGFSSGLGGKAYHWVNFVWQAGGEVVEEAGGGYWKSAFATPEGAVALDFFRKLALDKWVGPDGRTVGPAAALSPSFGADIASGKISMWFAYTNDVVLSISDLNPALIGIGAMPAGPAGRKNEVNAGMWAINANVKDPERLAACWKFIKFFVGQDAARVQTDAFVELGLGHLVNPVLLSEFGYEDLASAVDPAYVEANRNLFSTGKPEPYGRNCQQVYVVLDSALDQAILYPHKPASEILAEVAAEVDRKLLGYTPAEIMRARRAWALGIAIAFGLTVLAVIVWAWRKAAAAPKTHDVPAGLKRRGRLRFLVFALIPACLSVFVWSYWPLMHGLVIAFQDYRIMGETTWVGLDNFIAVFNEQLFWKSIGNSFVYVGLTILIGFLIPVFLAIGLNEIPRWKVFFRTLFFLPAMTSPIVIAFLWRQLYDRSEAGVINGLVSPFINAWNNLTGAAVPLTHDWLGDPSLAMFAVVLPGIWAGAGPGSILYLAAMKNVPDERYEAADIDGANWRQKIRYITLPGLKPLMLINLLGVFIAGFKAMENIFVLTAGGPLHATHTVGFEVWTNAFVFLKFGYATAAAWVMGAILVGFTVVQIRYLTSLKFTAAKG from the coding sequence GTGCGTCGCGCAGCCAGCCTATTTGTGCTGTTCACAGCCTTGACAGCGGTTTCTTTAGCCCAGAAGCCGATAACCGTCCGCATGATGGCCGGCCCGTACCAGGGCATCCCACCTAGAGAGGCAACGGATTCGCGATCCCTGGCTCGATGGGCGGTGTTCGACGAGTTTCACCGCCAAAATCCGGGTATTCGGGTCGTGAACGCCGGCGGGCTCGAATTGGCCAACGAGTTCGCGGAAAGCTCGTTCCTGATCTCGATGGCCGCCGACACTGCGCCCGACGTGTTCTACGTCAACTTTCGGCAGTACTACAACTACGTTGAGCAGGGGTTCTGCCGCCCGCTCGACGATCTGATCGCAGGCGATCCAGAAGTAGAGAGCCGGTTTAACCGGACGGTTATGGAGGTCGTCCGCAGCTTCGATGGTCGCGTGTACGCCGTGCCGTTCTATCAGGTCGCGCAGGCGCTGTACTTTCGCAAGGATCACTTCCTGGAGGCAGGGCTCGACCCTGCGCTTCCGCCCCAGGATTGGGACGAGTTCTACGAGTACGCGCAGCGGCTGACCGAGTCCGCTCCCGGCCGGTCGGGTTTCGGGTTCAGCTCGGGTTTGGGCGGCAAGGCGTACCACTGGGTCAACTTCGTCTGGCAGGCAGGCGGCGAGGTCGTGGAGGAGGCCGGGGGCGGATACTGGAAGTCAGCGTTCGCGACGCCTGAGGGCGCGGTCGCGCTGGACTTCTTCCGCAAGCTTGCGCTCGACAAGTGGGTCGGTCCGGACGGGCGCACAGTTGGCCCCGCCGCGGCGCTGTCGCCATCGTTCGGCGCAGACATTGCGTCCGGCAAGATCTCGATGTGGTTCGCCTACACGAACGACGTCGTGCTGAGCATCAGCGACCTCAACCCTGCTCTGATCGGGATCGGCGCGATGCCTGCGGGGCCGGCCGGACGGAAGAACGAAGTGAACGCAGGGATGTGGGCGATCAACGCCAACGTCAAGGATCCCGAGAGGCTCGCGGCGTGCTGGAAGTTCATCAAGTTCTTCGTCGGGCAGGACGCGGCGCGCGTGCAGACCGACGCGTTCGTCGAGCTCGGACTCGGCCACTTGGTCAACCCTGTGCTGCTCAGCGAGTTTGGTTACGAAGACCTCGCCTCAGCCGTCGATCCCGCGTACGTCGAGGCGAACCGGAACCTCTTTTCCACAGGCAAGCCGGAGCCGTACGGCCGCAACTGCCAGCAGGTGTACGTCGTGCTTGACAGCGCGCTCGATCAAGCGATCCTCTACCCGCACAAGCCGGCATCGGAGATTCTCGCGGAGGTCGCGGCGGAGGTGGATCGCAAGCTGCTGGGCTACACGCCTGCTGAGATCATGCGCGCGCGCAGGGCGTGGGCGCTCGGCATCGCGATCGCGTTCGGCCTGACTGTTCTGGCGGTGATCGTATGGGCTTGGCGCAAGGCCGCGGCAGCGCCGAAGACGCACGATGTTCCGGCAGGATTGAAGAGGCGCGGGCGGCTGCGATTCCTCGTTTTTGCGCTCATTCCAGCCTGCTTGAGCGTGTTCGTCTGGTCGTACTGGCCTCTGATGCACGGGCTTGTGATCGCGTTCCAGGATTACCGGATCATGGGCGAGACGACGTGGGTCGGGCTGGACAACTTCATCGCCGTATTCAACGAGCAGTTGTTCTGGAAGTCGATCGGCAACAGCTTCGTCTACGTCGGTCTGACGATCCTGATCGGGTTCCTGATACCGGTCTTCTTGGCGATTGGTCTGAACGAGATTCCGCGCTGGAAAGTGTTCTTCCGCACATTGTTCTTCCTGCCGGCGATGACCAGCCCAATCGTGATCGCTTTTCTTTGGCGGCAGCTGTACGACCGTAGCGAGGCGGGCGTGATCAACGGGCTTGTTTCTCCTTTCATCAACGCGTGGAACAACCTGACAGGCGCGGCGGTTCCGCTCACGCACGACTGGCTCGGCGATCCGTCGCTTGCGATGTTCGCTGTCGTGCTGCCGGGCATTTGGGCTGGTGCGGGGCCGGGTTCGATCCTATACCTCGCCGCGATGAAGAACGTGCCAGACGAGCGGTACGAGGCTGCAGACATTGACGGCGCGAACTGGCGGCAGAAGATCCGGTACATCACCCTGCCGGGGCTCAAGCCGCTGATGCTCATCAACCTGCTGGGCGTGTTCATCGCCGGGTTCAAGGCGATGGAGAACATCTTCGTGCTGACGGCGGGCGGGCCGCTGCACGCAACGCACACGGTCGGTTTCGAGGTGTGGACCAACGCGTTCGTGTTCCTCAAGTTCGGCTACGCGACCGCCGCGGCGTGGGTGATGGGCGCGATCCTCGTCGGCTTCACGGTCGTGCAGATTCGGTACCTGACGTCGCTGAAGTTCACGGCGGCGAAGGGTTAG
- the recA gene encoding recombinase RecA — protein sequence MATKEIKKDRALELALQNLEKQFGKGAVIQLGGDDLPSVESISTGSLSLDLALGGGIPRGRITEIYGTEGSGKTTIALHIIAEAQKAGGMALFIDAEHAMDIEYAKVLGVDVDRLYVAQPTTGEEALQIMDGMVSSGAIDLIVLDSVAALVPKAEIDGDMGDVHVGLQARMMSQALRKLGGSISRTNTAVVFINQIREKIGVMFGNPETTPGGRALKFWATVRLEIRRGELLKDGTEAFGARCRVKVVKNKVAPPFRRAEFDIIFGKGVSRSGDLLDLAVEHNLITKAGTYYNYGETRLGQGRENARTFLDENSEMFTELDGKIRELLVTKPTKVKVADTAVVAANGKQ from the coding sequence GTGGCAACGAAGGAAATCAAGAAGGATCGCGCACTGGAACTGGCCCTGCAGAACTTGGAAAAGCAGTTCGGCAAAGGAGCTGTCATACAGCTGGGAGGCGACGATCTGCCGTCCGTCGAGTCAATATCAACCGGGTCGCTGAGCCTCGATCTAGCGCTGGGCGGCGGCATCCCGCGAGGCAGGATCACTGAGATCTACGGAACTGAGGGCAGCGGCAAGACGACGATAGCGCTTCACATCATCGCCGAGGCCCAGAAAGCGGGCGGCATGGCGCTGTTCATCGACGCTGAGCACGCCATGGACATCGAATACGCCAAGGTGCTAGGCGTCGACGTTGATCGGCTGTACGTCGCCCAGCCCACGACGGGCGAGGAGGCGCTGCAGATCATGGACGGCATGGTGTCCTCGGGCGCGATCGACCTCATCGTTCTGGATTCCGTCGCAGCGCTCGTGCCGAAGGCCGAGATCGATGGCGATATGGGCGACGTCCATGTCGGCCTGCAGGCTCGAATGATGAGCCAGGCGCTCCGCAAACTCGGCGGATCGATCAGCAGGACTAACACGGCGGTAGTCTTCATCAATCAGATCCGAGAAAAGATCGGAGTGATGTTCGGCAATCCGGAGACCACTCCGGGCGGCAGAGCCCTCAAGTTCTGGGCTACGGTTCGGCTGGAGATTCGTCGCGGAGAGCTCCTGAAAGACGGCACCGAGGCGTTCGGCGCCCGCTGCAGGGTCAAAGTCGTCAAAAACAAGGTGGCTCCGCCGTTTCGGCGAGCCGAGTTCGACATCATTTTCGGCAAGGGCGTGAGCCGCTCCGGCGATCTGCTCGACCTCGCCGTCGAGCACAACCTCATCACCAAGGCCGGGACGTACTACAACTACGGCGAAACCCGCCTCGGGCAGGGCCGTGAGAACGCTCGGACCTTCCTTGACGAAAACTCGGAGATGTTCACCGAGCTGGACGGCAAAATTCGAGAACTGCTCGTAACGAAGCCGACTAAAGTCAAAGTTGCCGATACGGCGGTAGTTGCGGCGAACGGCAAACAGTGA
- a CDS encoding regulatory protein RecX gives MSQLKLTEFDEALKSALTWLAGRDRSEHELRERLKAQGSTAETSDAVIESLIERGIVDDLRLASRLVEQAASTKGVLRIRLELQKRRICEATANAALDALDGQPELQRAKDLLNERFSGSREVGRATRLLARRGFAEEAVREAVEQHFELLDS, from the coding sequence GTGAGCCAGTTAAAGCTGACTGAGTTCGACGAGGCCCTCAAGTCGGCTCTAACCTGGCTAGCAGGGCGCGACCGCTCGGAGCATGAGCTGAGAGAGAGGCTCAAGGCTCAAGGCTCGACCGCTGAGACCTCCGATGCCGTCATTGAGAGTCTCATTGAGCGCGGCATAGTCGACGATCTGCGCCTGGCCAGCCGACTGGTCGAGCAAGCGGCAAGCACCAAGGGCGTGCTACGAATTAGGCTTGAACTGCAGAAAAGGCGCATCTGCGAGGCGACGGCAAACGCGGCGCTGGACGCGCTGGACGGCCAACCTGAGCTTCAACGGGCGAAAGACCTCTTGAACGAGCGGTTTTCAGGTTCGCGCGAAGTCGGCCGCGCCACAAGATTACTCGCCCGGCGCGGATTTGCAGAGGAAGCTGTCCGAGAGGCCGTCGAGCAGCACTTCGAACTCCTGGACTCCTAG
- a CDS encoding TIGR00282 family metallophosphoesterase — protein sequence MLFLGDIVGRPGRKIVSERLPMLISEHNPTFVVANGENCASGVGITQDIAEDLFKIGIDAITLGNHAFNRREVFEYLDGDRPIVRPANLPAAAPGKGVTVVEKNGVRLHVVNLCGRVYMTGYDDPFPAIDRILEELDSPNVLVDFHAEATSEKMAFGFHVDGRVSAVLGTHTHVTTADETVLERGTAFISDVGMCGPVPSVLGMDKDVILRRFLTSMPTRFEVAQQPGVISGVLIRVEGTTGRAKSITRIRYPDQR from the coding sequence ATCCTGTTTCTCGGCGACATCGTAGGGCGGCCCGGTCGAAAGATCGTCTCGGAGCGGCTTCCCATGCTGATCAGTGAGCACAATCCGACGTTCGTCGTCGCAAACGGCGAGAACTGCGCAAGCGGAGTGGGGATCACTCAGGACATAGCCGAGGACCTGTTCAAAATCGGCATCGACGCGATCACTCTCGGCAACCACGCGTTCAACCGGAGAGAGGTGTTCGAGTACCTAGACGGGGACCGGCCGATAGTCAGGCCGGCTAACCTGCCTGCTGCGGCCCCCGGCAAAGGCGTAACCGTGGTTGAAAAGAACGGAGTTCGATTGCACGTCGTCAACCTGTGCGGCCGAGTCTATATGACCGGATACGACGACCCGTTCCCTGCAATAGACCGGATTCTCGAGGAGCTGGACTCGCCGAACGTGCTGGTCGACTTTCACGCAGAAGCGACAAGCGAGAAAATGGCGTTCGGATTTCACGTCGACGGCAGGGTCAGCGCAGTCCTGGGAACCCATACTCACGTCACGACGGCCGACGAAACGGTGCTGGAGCGCGGCACCGCGTTTATCTCCGATGTCGGCATGTGCGGACCCGTCCCCAGCGTCCTCGGCATGGACAAAGACGTAATTTTGCGGAGATTTCTCACATCCATGCCCACAAGATTTGAGGTTGCGCAACAACCTGGTGTAATCTCTGGGGTACTGATTCGCGTCGAAGGAACTACAGGTCGCGCCAAGTCGATAACTCGAATTCGCTACCCGGATCAGCGTTGA
- a CDS encoding phosphatidate cytidylyltransferase, with the protein MLTRILTALVAIPLALFVILTPLSWPLLAVFAAILVSGGLEIARLLNSRGLIPLALGGSLVAVAAIKAPLELVPSLILGGWAIGTIGLACNLQARWVRSALLGAWLGSGLLACYALHDLVPVEFLGYGNGLVLAVIPLWVGDSAAYFVGKAVGRRLLAPKISPSKTVEGSVANLIGCLIAAFAIGRYSGLPWSVSLAFGLSTGLFGQVGDLLQSKLKRDAGVKDSGGLLPGHGGILDRLDSLLYSAPISLWCAILFASSMFHVKP; encoded by the coding sequence ATGCTGACTCGCATCTTGACCGCGCTAGTAGCGATTCCGCTGGCGCTGTTCGTCATTTTGACACCCCTCAGTTGGCCGCTGTTGGCTGTGTTTGCAGCCATCCTGGTCAGCGGTGGGCTGGAGATTGCCCGGCTCCTCAACTCCCGCGGCTTGATTCCGCTCGCCCTTGGGGGAAGCCTAGTCGCGGTTGCAGCGATCAAAGCGCCGCTTGAGTTGGTCCCTTCCCTAATTCTGGGCGGCTGGGCGATTGGCACCATCGGCCTCGCCTGCAATCTTCAGGCAAGGTGGGTGCGCTCTGCGCTGCTCGGCGCCTGGCTCGGATCTGGTCTGCTGGCATGCTATGCCCTTCACGATCTCGTCCCAGTCGAATTCTTGGGTTATGGCAATGGCCTCGTGCTTGCGGTTATTCCCCTTTGGGTCGGCGACTCCGCCGCGTACTTCGTTGGAAAGGCGGTCGGTCGCCGACTGCTCGCTCCCAAGATCTCTCCGAGCAAGACGGTCGAAGGTTCGGTCGCCAATTTGATCGGATGCCTGATCGCAGCGTTTGCGATCGGTCGGTACTCGGGCCTGCCCTGGTCTGTGTCGCTGGCGTTCGGCTTGTCCACCGGCTTGTTCGGTCAGGTCGGCGACTTGTTGCAGAGCAAGCTCAAGCGCGACGCTGGCGTCAAGGACAGCGGAGGCCTGCTTCCCGGTCACGGCGGTATCCTAGACAGACTTGATTCCTTGCTTTACTCCGCGCCGATCAGCCTCTGGTGCGCGATCCTGTTTGCCAGCAGTATGTTTCACGTGAAACCGTAA
- a CDS encoding ATP-binding cassette domain-containing protein, whose product MIAIDVADLVKTFDVTERRDGALGGLLGLFAPKRKRVEAVRGVTFSIPRGQIVGFLGPNGAGKTTTLKILSGILRATSGKVSVLGYSPFDRDHRMLRRIALVMGNKQQLWWDLPAMDSFEVLREIYGVPNSEYQARLDLLVNLMQLEGEVNTQVRRLSLGERMKCELVASLLHGPEVLFLDEPTIGLDVVSQRRIRGFLRQYNEQTGCTIVLTSHYMADVQALAERLIVIDKGALVFDGTSEELAGRYSNRRILRLTFESTAVPPSLGEFGQIVSQEGSSISLSVDRAKAPETVSRILQQHTVRDIAIDDISLDEVIHDLFTGRE is encoded by the coding sequence ATGATCGCTATCGACGTCGCCGACCTGGTCAAGACGTTCGACGTCACTGAGAGGCGCGATGGCGCGCTCGGGGGCCTCCTCGGACTGTTCGCTCCGAAAAGGAAGCGGGTCGAGGCTGTGCGGGGAGTCACCTTTTCGATCCCGAGGGGGCAAATAGTCGGTTTCCTGGGGCCAAACGGCGCGGGCAAGACGACAACCCTCAAAATTCTTTCCGGCATTCTCCGCGCCACATCAGGGAAAGTGTCGGTCCTTGGGTACTCCCCGTTTGATCGCGACCATCGTATGCTAAGGCGGATTGCGCTCGTCATGGGCAATAAGCAGCAGCTGTGGTGGGATCTGCCAGCCATGGACAGTTTTGAGGTCTTAAGGGAGATTTACGGCGTTCCGAACTCAGAGTATCAAGCGCGGCTCGACCTTTTGGTCAATCTGATGCAACTTGAGGGCGAGGTCAACACTCAGGTTAGACGCTTGAGCCTCGGCGAACGCATGAAATGTGAGTTGGTCGCCTCGTTGCTGCACGGGCCCGAGGTCCTGTTCCTCGACGAACCTACCATTGGGTTGGACGTGGTCAGCCAGCGGCGAATTCGAGGCTTCCTGCGGCAGTACAACGAGCAAACCGGCTGCACGATCGTCCTGACGAGCCACTACATGGCGGACGTTCAGGCGCTTGCGGAGCGTCTTATCGTGATCGACAAGGGAGCACTCGTCTTCGACGGCACTTCCGAGGAGCTGGCGGGTCGGTATTCGAACCGGAGAATCCTCAGGCTCACGTTCGAAAGTACGGCGGTCCCGCCTAGCCTCGGCGAGTTTGGCCAGATCGTCTCTCAAGAGGGCAGCAGCATCTCCCTATCGGTCGACAGGGCAAAAGCGCCGGAGACGGTATCGCGCATCCTCCAACAACACACGGTACGCGACATCGCAATCGACGATATCTCGCTCGATGAGGTGATTCACGACCTTTTCACGGGCCGCGAGTAA